One segment of Marinobacter sediminum DNA contains the following:
- the guaA gene encoding glutamine-hydrolyzing GMP synthase, whose product MPQNIHDHRILILDFGSQYTQLIARRVREIGVFCEIRAFDITAEELDEFNPKGIVLAGGPESVTELGGPRAPEGLFDRGIPVLGICYGMQTMAEQLGGRVASSEKREFGYAQIKVRADGPLLRDITDHLTATGDSLLDVWMSHGDKVVVMPEGFELLASTESAPVAAMQDLSRNLYGVQFHPEVTHTLQGKRILEHFVLNICNCEALWTPAKIVNDAVRQIREQVGSDKVLLGLSGGVDSSVTAALLHKAIGEQLTCVFVDNGLLRLHEGDQVMDMFASNMGVKVIRVDAEDLFLSKLKGVDDPEQKRKIIGNTFIDVFDDEAANIKDVNWLAQGTIYPDVIESAASKTGKAHVIKSHHNVGGLPETMKMKLVEPLRELFKDEVRKIGLELGLPYDMVYRHPFPGPGLGVRILGEVKKEYADILRRADAIFLEELHRADFYHKTSQAFAVFLPVKSVGVVGDARRYEYVVALRAVETIDFMTARWAHLPYDLLETVSNRIINEITGVSRVTYDVSSKPPATIEWE is encoded by the coding sequence ATGCCCCAGAACATCCACGACCACCGTATCCTGATTCTCGATTTCGGTTCCCAGTACACCCAGCTTATTGCTCGACGGGTGAGGGAAATTGGCGTCTTTTGTGAGATCAGGGCGTTCGATATTACCGCCGAAGAGCTTGATGAATTCAATCCGAAAGGCATCGTCCTTGCGGGTGGCCCCGAGTCTGTCACGGAACTGGGAGGGCCACGGGCTCCAGAGGGCCTGTTTGACCGGGGCATTCCGGTGCTGGGTATCTGCTATGGCATGCAGACCATGGCAGAGCAGCTTGGTGGTCGGGTAGCCAGTTCCGAGAAGCGTGAATTTGGCTATGCGCAGATAAAGGTGCGTGCTGACGGTCCACTGCTTCGCGATATCACCGACCATCTGACCGCGACAGGGGATTCTCTTCTGGATGTCTGGATGAGTCACGGTGACAAGGTGGTGGTCATGCCCGAAGGCTTTGAACTGCTGGCTTCCACCGAGAGCGCCCCTGTTGCGGCGATGCAGGATCTGAGCCGTAACCTCTACGGCGTACAGTTTCATCCGGAGGTAACCCATACCTTGCAGGGCAAGCGAATTCTGGAGCACTTCGTCCTGAATATCTGCAACTGTGAGGCACTCTGGACTCCGGCCAAAATCGTAAATGATGCCGTTCGCCAGATTCGTGAGCAGGTGGGTAGTGACAAGGTCTTGCTGGGGCTTTCCGGCGGTGTCGATTCCTCCGTGACTGCTGCATTGCTGCACAAGGCGATTGGTGAGCAGCTGACTTGCGTGTTCGTGGACAATGGCCTGTTGCGCCTCCACGAAGGCGATCAGGTCATGGACATGTTCGCCAGCAACATGGGTGTGAAGGTTATCCGTGTGGATGCGGAAGACCTGTTCCTGTCAAAACTCAAAGGTGTTGACGACCCCGAGCAGAAGCGAAAGATCATCGGCAACACGTTTATCGACGTCTTCGATGATGAGGCCGCGAACATCAAGGATGTGAACTGGCTGGCGCAGGGCACGATTTATCCGGACGTCATTGAATCCGCAGCATCCAAAACCGGTAAGGCGCATGTCATAAAATCCCACCACAATGTTGGTGGCTTGCCGGAAACCATGAAGATGAAGCTCGTGGAGCCACTGCGAGAACTCTTCAAGGACGAAGTGCGCAAGATCGGTCTCGAGCTCGGCCTGCCGTACGACATGGTCTACCGCCATCCATTCCCCGGGCCGGGTCTTGGGGTGCGGATTCTGGGCGAAGTGAAGAAAGAATACGCCGACATCCTGCGCCGGGCTGACGCGATTTTCCTGGAAGAACTCCACAGGGCGGATTTTTACCACAAAACCAGTCAGGCGTTTGCGGTGTTCCTGCCGGTGAAATCCGTTGGTGTGGTAGGGGATGCCCGCCGCTACGAATACGTGGTGGCCCTCCGTGCTGTTGAAACCATCGATTTCATGACCGCCCGTTGGGCGCATCTGCCCTACGATCTCCTTGAAACCGTTTCCAACCGGATTATCAACGAGATCACCGGGGTTTCCCGGGTCACATACGACGTCTCATCCAAACCGCCCGCGACCATCGAGTGGGAATAA
- the tadA gene encoding tRNA adenosine(34) deaminase TadA: protein MSHHDARDEYWMGRALELAAQAASIGEVPVGALVVLGDREIGAGFNAPITGCDPTAHAEIRALRDAAARVGNYRLSGATLYVTLEPCTMCVGAIVHSRISRLVYGAAEPKAGAVESARRTLEEPHLNWEVAAASGILQNQCSQIISDFFSRRREEIRRQRK, encoded by the coding sequence ATGTCTCATCATGATGCACGCGACGAATACTGGATGGGCCGGGCGCTTGAACTGGCGGCTCAGGCTGCCAGCATCGGAGAGGTTCCTGTCGGAGCATTGGTGGTTCTTGGTGACCGGGAGATTGGCGCCGGTTTTAATGCCCCGATTACCGGTTGCGACCCTACAGCACATGCGGAAATTCGGGCGCTCAGGGATGCAGCGGCGCGCGTGGGCAATTACCGTTTGTCCGGCGCGACTCTTTATGTAACGCTCGAGCCCTGTACCATGTGTGTTGGAGCAATAGTGCACAGTCGCATAAGTCGGTTGGTTTACGGTGCCGCTGAGCCAAAAGCCGGGGCCGTAGAGTCTGCCCGGCGCACTCTGGAAGAGCCTCACCTTAATTGGGAGGTGGCAGCCGCTTCCGGCATACTCCAGAATCAGTGTAGCCAGATAATAAGCGACTTTTTCAGCCGGCGACGGGAAGAAATACGTCGTCAGCGTAAGTAA